AGCTCAGGACGCTATCCCAATCCAGACCATGCTTCTCGAACAAAGCGCGATAGACTCCAAGTCCACTCAGCAGCTGAACATCCGCTTGCTTGCCATAAGACAAACCGCGCTCAAAGGCAGGCCCTTCGATTTCGACCAGTTTGGGTTGCGTTACCATCACCGCTTCCCCGGCTCGGACAAACGGTTTTGCAAAACATCGATGAAAAACCGCTCGATGTAGGGAAACACCCCGCGCATGTCGTGCGGCACACCGGGCGCCACATCATGCCAAACATCAACGCCTCGCGCTTGTAGAGACTCTCGCAACGTATCGAGGCGCTGATTACGGTTCTTGCCGGCACTATTTGCGCCCGGAATGACATTCGGTCCATCCTCTGGGAAGGTAATCTCCCATTCTTCGGTATCGGCAGCGCCGACCGACATATGCACTTTGACCTGCTTCAATGCGTCAAAGTTAATGCCACGCCCGAAAACACTTTCAAAATTCCGAATACCCGGCCACCAATCCATGGTCTCGTCCAACAAAGTCACTGATCCGGGGGCGCCAATTGACACCGCCCTAAGCCGCTCCGGGTGAAGGTAAAGAAACCGATGGGTGAAATGCCCGCCGCCCGAAAACCCGAACAGCATGAATTTCTCAAACTGCCGCTTCATCAGCTCTCCGGCCTGATCCACCATCGCGAGCAACACCTCGTCATAGCGAATATCGCCTTCGATCATGTACTTGTAGCCGCCGGCATTCAGATCACCCAACACGCCCACAGGAAAGAGCGGCGCAAGGATCACGCAGTTATTGTATTTTCCAAAGCTCGAGAACGCGTTTCGGTATTCCGATTGCAACCGCATGGTGCCGTGTACCGCGACCAATAGATCGAGCGGGCGGTCCGGCTCATCCCACGCGCTTTCGGGAATATAGAGCATAATCGAAAACCGCGGGTCATGCTTGCACGCCAATATCGTTGTGTTGCCGGTCAGATAGAGCGCGCGCGTGCGCTGTTCCCGATTGTCATTCACTCTAGGGAGCATTTTTCACGCCTTCTAAAACATCCATTTCGCTCAACGCTAGCCATAGTAAACTTTGGTGTCAAAATAATTGTTAAAATTGGCGCCAATATTTACATCGGCATTGATCGGATGCATGGTTGCCGTTAGGATCGTTATCCATTGTACCCGTAATCCGTAGGCGCAGATGACAGAACCAACGACCGATACCGGAGCGAAAACCACCCCCGACGATATTTCCCAAATGTTGATGGCTGACATTAACAACGGCATTTTGCGTCGCGGAGAATGGTTGAAGCAGATTGATCTGGAGCGACGTTACAATTGCACCCGCATAAAGGTCAGGAACGCACTCAGCTATCTGCATTCGCAGCGTTTGGTTGAGCATATTCCCAATCGCGGATACCGCGTTCCCGAGCCCAACCCGGTCCGTGAAAAAGAAATAGGCGAAGTGCGTTCTGTGCTCGAAGCCCACGCGGCAGCCGACGTCGTCAACAGCGCAACAGAAGCCGACATCGACAGGCTACAATCGCTTGCCGAAGAGTTCCGGGATGCCGCCTACAACGGCACTTCATTCGCTCAAATGCAGGCCAACCGCGCGTTCCACGCGGTGCTCTACGGGTTCTGCCAAAACGAATTTCTACATGAGCTGATTCTCGATATGCGTCGCCAAGGACCAGCGGCCCCGATTGGCCAATGGCAAACCATGGCACAACTCCAAAGCGCCACCCAAGATCATTTCGATATTGTTCAGGCAATCCGTCAACGTGATCTCGTGGCTCTGCGTGGGATCATCGCCGACCATATAACCGGCCATATCAACACAAGTAGACAAGAGATAAAGGACACGTCGGAATGACACTCGATCCTGCTTTGCAAAGAATGCTCGCGGTTTCTCGTGAACAAGGCGGTCCAGCACTTAACGAACTTGAGCTTTCGGATGCCCGGGCTGCAATGCGGGAAATGTTTCTGAAAAATGGCTATCCGGTTAACCATGCCGTTGAAATATCCCATATGTCGTCAGACGCCTGTGGCGGTTCATTCGGTCTGCACATCTATCGACCGGCACATACCCAAGGGCCGCTTCCCACGATCGTCTATTTTCATGGGGGCGGTTTTGTTCTCGGTGACGCCGCCACCTATGACACCCATTCCCGCGCGCTTGCTCATTTGCTCGGCGCAGCTGTGGTCTTTGTCGAATACCGCCTCGCGCCGGAACATCGTTATCCTGCGGCTGTTCAAGATACTTATGCGGTTATGGATTACCTTGCAAAAGAAGCGAAAACGCTTGGGCTGGATCGGCAACGAATAGTCGCAATGGGGGAAAGCGCCGGCGGAAACCTCGCCGTCAACGCAGCTCTTCACGCGCATCGTATCGGGGGGCTACGCCTGAACGGGCTCTGCTTGATCTATCCGTTGACTGATATGCGCCCGCTAGAGGAGGCCCTTGATCGCTACCCTTCGGTTGAGGAATTTGGAACAGGAACAAACCTCGATCTGGATGAAATGCAGTGGTTTCGTGAAAACTATCTGCAAAGCCCGGAACACGGGGATTTGCCGGAAAACACCTTGCTATTCCAGCCCGATCTCAACCTCCTGCCGCCTACACGCATTTATGTCGGGGCCTGCGATCCCCTTCGCGACATGGCCGTGGCCTTTAGCTCACTGCTCGTAGAAAATGACATTGATGCCAAGACCGAAATCCTGCCAGGCATGATGCACAGCTTCATGTGCCAAGGAACCGTTTCAGCCGCAGCTCTCAGGCATTTCTATCGTGTCGTCGAAAGCCTGTCCGAACTGTTGAAGTAGACCAAGCGAGATTGGAGCGTAGCTCCTCTATGGTCACTGCTTTTCGGGCACAGGCCCTCAAAGATACGAAGCCCGCCCGCATGGGCGCGGTTTATTCAGCCCTCAAGCAACTCGTATTAGCCGCTAGGGCTCAGCTCATGCGATGCATAAACTACCAATCGACATCGAAGCCACGCACCACGGCTGCAATCTGGTCCGACGATAATTCTCGAGGTTGAAAGCCTCGCGTCAAAAGAGCCAGCTTCGCGGTTTCCTCCAGTTCTTCCATTGCAAAAGCCGTCGCCCAGAGATCTTTCCCCGCCACAACCGGCCCATGATTGGCAAGCAGCACGGCAGATCGCTTACCCGCCAGCCCCCGGACGGCTTCACCCATCGCCGGGTCTCCGGGCATATAGAACGGCAAAAGCTTCACCTTACCGAGCCGCATAATCGAATAAGGCGTCAAAGGCGGTAAGACATTGTCAGCATCAGTATCTGGCAACATCGAAAGGGCGACTGAATGGGTCGAATGCAAATGCACAACAGCCCCGGTGCCAGCCCGCGTGTCATAAAATGCCGTGTGCAGCGGCACCTCCTTGGTCGGCGGGTCGCCAGATAAAAATCGCCCGTCCGCACCGAGATGGCTAAGCAGCGCCGGATCGAGAAACCCCATCGCCCGCCCCGTTGGCGTCACCAGCAGCGATCCATCCGAAAGACGCGCCGAGATGTTGCCAGAGGCACCACAGGTCAACCCACGGTCAAACATCGACTTGGCCAGCGTGCAAATATCTTCACGCAGCTTTGCTTCTTCGCTCATCCATCGGCCTCCATCGCCGCCAGCGTCTCGGAAAAGAACTTCGGCCCGCCAAAGTTACCCGATTTCAGCGCCAGCGCCATGCCCGCGTGTCGCACCAATGGCACACCGGCTGCGGCCCGCGGGCCAATCGTTAACTCATGGGCACCGAGCCCTGCAACCACGGCACCTGATGTTTCGCCACCCGCGACGACCAACCGAACAAGGCCCCGTGCCGACATTTCAAACGCCAGCTGGGAAAAAACGTTTTCGATCGCAGCCGCCGCAACCGCGCCACCGAACGCCTCCTGTGCTGCGCGAACCTCATCGGCATCGGCAGACGAATAAATCAACGGCGGGCGATCCTGCGTGATCACCCAGTCGGCTATCGCTGCCAAGTCTACTGCGCCGTTCACGGCCTCTTCGACCTCAATCTTCATTGCAGGTGCGCTCTTGCGATACTCGGCCACTTGCGCCTGTGTCGCCCTGCTGCAAGAGCCAGACAAAACCACACCTGGGCCGCGAATAGCCTGCCATGATGGCCGACCGGTCTGGTAGTTGAAATTTGCAGGCAACCCTTTGGCAATGCCCGACCCGCCAGAAAGCAACCTCACACTTTTTGCGGCCCTGCCAATCTCCATCAAATCGGCATCGCTAATCGCATCAACGATATAGTGAGCCTTTTGTGAGAGCGCCGCAGCAATGGCTTCACCGCCCGCAAGAACAACTGCTGCTGGCACATGGTCTACAGGGTGCTCACTCTGCGCAGCCAGAACCCTGCGCAGGTCCGGGTCGGTCATTGGCGTCAATGGGTGATCTTCCATCCCGCTTTCATTCAAAAGCCGGTCACCGACAAAGAGATGCCCCTGATACACGCTGCGCCCATTTTCCGGAAACGCCGGGCAGACAATAGACATTTCAGTCCCCAATCGCTTGGCCAGCGCGTCAAGCACCGGGCCGATGTTACCGGCAGGCGTGCTATCAAACGTCGAACATACTTTGAGGATGATCTGCGTCGCCCCCTGTGCCAGCAACCAATCACAAGCAGCCAGTGACTGTTCAACCGCCTCCTCCACCGGGGCCGTTCGCGACTTTAACGCCACCACTCCGGCGCCGAGGTGTGGATCAGCCGGAGTGCCCGGCACCCCGGCATAGAGCACCACCGGCATCCCGGCCTCGGCCAAGGTAAGAGCGATGTCGGAACCGCCAGTAAAATCATCTGCGATCACGCCTATTTTCATTGGGCAGCATCCTTGTCAGGCCCACCATCGAGACGGTAAATATGTGGTGCCATTGCCTCGGGGAAATACGCCCGGACCAAAGGGTCATGGCCCGGTATGATCAACGACCTTCTCGAAGCAAGCTTTTCAAGTCGATCAAACCCATCCATCATGTTCTGTAGGTCCACGACTATGGGAAACGGTTTGCGAGAGAAAACGTTTTCATAAAAATGCGCCGCATCAGAAGCCAACACCATCCAACCCGCCCGTGTGCGCACCCGCACACACTGCAATCCCCGGCTATGACCGCCTATGCAATGCACCGTAACGCCTTCGGAAATCTCTGCATCGCCATCATAAAAAACGACCTTGCCGGAATACAGCCGCTTGATCGCCTCACAAATATGCCCCGCCGTATAGGGCATGCGCAACCTATCGTGACACATGCACGGCCCGGTGGCAAAGGCCATTTCAGCCGATTGCATGTGCAGCGTGGCGTTGGGAAACAGGTGCAAACCGCCCGCATGATCATAGTGTAGATGTGTGACGATCACCTTTGACACATCTTCCGGAGCAACCCCAAATGGCGCCAGCGCGGCAACCGGATCAAGCCGGATCGGTCGCCCGCGCAGCGCCGCCTCGTCGCTGTCATAACCGGTATCGACAAGGATCACGTCATTGCCGTTGCGCAGCAGCCAAATATAGTAATCCATGGCGTGCGGGGCATCGTGATTGTCATCAAACAAAAAACTATCCGACCGCGTTCGGGCATTCCGGTCGGCGTATTTAATGGCATAGACCTGCCAATCGCTCATGAAACAACCTCATGATATGTGCGGACGTCCTTGCTTTCGACCATGCGCGCAACCGCGTGATCGAACGCCTTGAAATGCGCACTCTTTAGATGGATATCAAACGCCGTTTGATTTGCATAAAGCTCGTACAACAAAACCTCACTGGCACGCGACTCATCCGTGCAAACGTCAAACCGAAGGCACCCCTCTTCGGCGGTCAATGAGGTGCGCGCGTTTTCGACGACGGCTGGCACAAACTCCGCCATGCGCCCCTCCTTGATCTGAAACACGACAACCACTGCATACATCACTCCGCCCTTTCCTAACGAAAAATCTCGACCATGGTCATGGACACTGCCGGAACATAGGTCACCAGAAGCAATGCACACAATGCCGCAATATAGAGCGGAGCCATCGACCGTGCGATGGCCAACACCCCATCGCCCGAAATGCGCGACGCGACATAAAGCGTTGCGCCAACTGGCGGCGTGAACAGCCCCACAGCGACATTACAGGTCATAATGACCCCAAGGTGAACAGGATCGACCCCAAAGGTCTGCGCCGTCGGCAAGAACAGCGGCGCAGTCAGCAAAATCGCGGGCACGGGATCAAGCACCAGACCAAGGATCAACATCACGACGTTGACCAAAAGCAAGAACACCCAAGGACTGCTCGAAAGGTCCTGCACAAACGCGACCAATACCTGCGGGAGCTGTTCCAATGTGATCATCCACCCCAAAACAGTCGTCGCACCGATCACAACCATCACCACCGCCGACGTCACAAACGCATCAATCATAAGCGACGGCAGATCGCGCAACTTAAAATCTCGGTAAATGACAATCGTCACGAACAGACCATAAACCACGGCAAGGGCCGCAGCCTCGGTCGGCGTCACCAACCCGCTAAAGATACCGCCAAGGATCAAAACGGGCATAAACAACGCCGGGGCGGTGCCCACAAACGAGCTCCAGAGCTCCTCACGCGTTGTCGTCCTCCCCCCGGATCACAGCCGGATGATTTCCCGACCCAATAGCACACGCCCATAAAAAACAGCCCAAATATCAGACCGGGAACCATCCCCGCAAGAAACAAGTCGGCGACCGAAACATTGCCGACAAAGCCGTAAATCAGCATCGGGATCGAGGGCGGAATGATGATGCCAATGGTGCCGGAGGCGGCGACAAGCCCCGCTGCAAACGGGCGGTGATACCCCTCCTTCGCCATATTCTTGATCATAACCGACCCGATGGCGGCGGAATCGGCAATCGCCGAGCCTGAAATCCCGCCAAAGATCATCGAAGCCCCCACCACGACCATGCCAAGGCCGCCGGGCATAAAGCCAAACGCCGCGCGAGCGAACCCAATGATGCGCAATCCAACACCGCCGCGCGACATCAATTCACCCGCAACAATAAAGAGCGGTATGGCAAGGAAATGGTTCGGCTCCACCCCGCCGATAAAGTTCAGATAAACCGCCTGTAGCGGATAGCCTGACAAATCAAAAACAAAGATCGGCAGGATCGCGGTCAGCAGGATCGCCCAGACCAGCGGCACGCCGATGAAAACTGTCACCAGGAAAACGGCAACGATAAACAGCAAAATCATGGCGCGGCACCGCCGCCGGTATTGTCCATCGCCCAATCCTTGGGATTGCGCCAATCATGGACCAGATTGAACAGATGAAAGGCCAAGGCGCATGTCATCCCCGCCGGCATCGCCGCATATAGCAAGCCGACAGGCCAGTAGAGCACGGTGGTTTTCTGCGCCCAACTGTGGCTTGCAATCGACGTCCCGTACCAGATCAGCGAAGCCAGCATGGCAAGAATGACCAAATCAATCACCAATGCCAGCCAAACCTGCCCGCGTGGCGGAACAAGACTTTCGACGATCTCGCTCACCCGCATATGCGCACCCCGCGCCATAGCGGCCGCAGCCCCAAGAAACGTTGTCCAAAGCAACAGGAACGCCGTGACCTCAAGCGACCAAGCAAGATCAAAACCCGCCGCGCCCCGCAGCAGCGCGTTGACAAAAACAAGCGACACAATACTCACGCCACCCAGCACCAGACATAGGTCGATGACAAAGCTAAGCGCGCGCAGCGGTAGCGGATATTGCGACCGGTAATCCATCTTTAACTGCCCTTCTTTTCATAGCTGTCGGGGCCCGCACCAAAGGCCCCGACCGACTGTGATCCCAGAGTGGTTCATTTCGCAGGCAGTTTTTCCCGCACAGCTTTTGCGTCAGCGAGGATTTTGTCGACTTCCTCGGCTCCATATACGCCGCGCGCCTTGTCATAGACCGTTGCCACCGCTTCGCGGAACGGCCCGATTTCGGGTGTTGATACAGTGGCCCCGGCATCCTTCATTTCAGCGATCTGGCGATCAACTGAGTTCTTGACCAGATCACGACTAAAGGCCGCCGCTTCCGCCGCCGCTTTCTTCACCGCCTCTTGATCCTGAGGAGAGAACTTTTTCCATG
This genomic window from Rhodobacteraceae bacterium D3-12 contains:
- a CDS encoding alpha/beta hydrolase, which translates into the protein MLPRVNDNREQRTRALYLTGNTTILACKHDPRFSIMLYIPESAWDEPDRPLDLLVAVHGTMRLQSEYRNAFSSFGKYNNCVILAPLFPVGVLGDLNAGGYKYMIEGDIRYDEVLLAMVDQAGELMKRQFEKFMLFGFSGGGHFTHRFLYLHPERLRAVSIGAPGSVTLLDETMDWWPGIRNFESVFGRGINFDALKQVKVHMSVGAADTEEWEITFPEDGPNVIPGANSAGKNRNQRLDTLRESLQARGVDVWHDVAPGVPHDMRGVFPYIERFFIDVLQNRLSEPGKR
- a CDS encoding GntR family transcriptional regulator, which produces MTEPTTDTGAKTTPDDISQMLMADINNGILRRGEWLKQIDLERRYNCTRIKVRNALSYLHSQRLVEHIPNRGYRVPEPNPVREKEIGEVRSVLEAHAAADVVNSATEADIDRLQSLAEEFRDAAYNGTSFAQMQANRAFHAVLYGFCQNEFLHELILDMRRQGPAAPIGQWQTMAQLQSATQDHFDIVQAIRQRDLVALRGIIADHITGHINTSRQEIKDTSE
- a CDS encoding alpha/beta hydrolase — translated: MTLDPALQRMLAVSREQGGPALNELELSDARAAMREMFLKNGYPVNHAVEISHMSSDACGGSFGLHIYRPAHTQGPLPTIVYFHGGGFVLGDAATYDTHSRALAHLLGAAVVFVEYRLAPEHRYPAAVQDTYAVMDYLAKEAKTLGLDRQRIVAMGESAGGNLAVNAALHAHRIGGLRLNGLCLIYPLTDMRPLEEALDRYPSVEEFGTGTNLDLDEMQWFRENYLQSPEHGDLPENTLLFQPDLNLLPPTRIYVGACDPLRDMAVAFSSLLVENDIDAKTEILPGMMHSFMCQGTVSAAALRHFYRVVESLSELLK
- a CDS encoding aldolase; this translates as MSEEAKLREDICTLAKSMFDRGLTCGASGNISARLSDGSLLVTPTGRAMGFLDPALLSHLGADGRFLSGDPPTKEVPLHTAFYDTRAGTGAVVHLHSTHSVALSMLPDTDADNVLPPLTPYSIMRLGKVKLLPFYMPGDPAMGEAVRGLAGKRSAVLLANHGPVVAGKDLWATAFAMEELEETAKLALLTRGFQPRELSSDQIAAVVRGFDVDW
- a CDS encoding four-carbon acid sugar kinase family protein, which encodes MKIGVIADDFTGGSDIALTLAEAGMPVVLYAGVPGTPADPHLGAGVVALKSRTAPVEEAVEQSLAACDWLLAQGATQIILKVCSTFDSTPAGNIGPVLDALAKRLGTEMSIVCPAFPENGRSVYQGHLFVGDRLLNESGMEDHPLTPMTDPDLRRVLAAQSEHPVDHVPAAVVLAGGEAIAAALSQKAHYIVDAISDADLMEIGRAAKSVRLLSGGSGIAKGLPANFNYQTGRPSWQAIRGPGVVLSGSCSRATQAQVAEYRKSAPAMKIEVEEAVNGAVDLAAIADWVITQDRPPLIYSSADADEVRAAQEAFGGAVAAAAIENVFSQLAFEMSARGLVRLVVAGGETSGAVVAGLGAHELTIGPRAAAGVPLVRHAGMALALKSGNFGGPKFFSETLAAMEADG
- a CDS encoding N-acyl homoserine lactonase family protein translates to MSDWQVYAIKYADRNARTRSDSFLFDDNHDAPHAMDYYIWLLRNGNDVILVDTGYDSDEAALRGRPIRLDPVAALAPFGVAPEDVSKVIVTHLHYDHAGGLHLFPNATLHMQSAEMAFATGPCMCHDRLRMPYTAGHICEAIKRLYSGKVVFYDGDAEISEGVTVHCIGGHSRGLQCVRVRTRAGWMVLASDAAHFYENVFSRKPFPIVVDLQNMMDGFDRLEKLASRRSLIIPGHDPLVRAYFPEAMAPHIYRLDGGPDKDAAQ
- a CDS encoding antibiotic biosynthesis monooxygenase, whose amino-acid sequence is MYAVVVVFQIKEGRMAEFVPAVVENARTSLTAEEGCLRFDVCTDESRASEVLLYELYANQTAFDIHLKSAHFKAFDHAVARMVESKDVRTYHEVVS
- a CDS encoding TRAP transporter large permease subunit produces the protein MPVLILGGIFSGLVTPTEAAALAVVYGLFVTIVIYRDFKLRDLPSLMIDAFVTSAVVMVVIGATTVLGWMITLEQLPQVLVAFVQDLSSSPWVFLLLVNVVMLILGLVLDPVPAILLTAPLFLPTAQTFGVDPVHLGVIMTCNVAVGLFTPPVGATLYVASRISGDGVLAIARSMAPLYIAALCALLLVTYVPAVSMTMVEIFR
- a CDS encoding TRAP transporter large permease subunit, translated to MILLFIVAVFLVTVFIGVPLVWAILLTAILPIFVFDLSGYPLQAVYLNFIGGVEPNHFLAIPLFIVAGELMSRGGVGLRIIGFARAAFGFMPGGLGMVVVGASMIFGGISGSAIADSAAIGSVMIKNMAKEGYHRPFAAGLVAASGTIGIIIPPSIPMLIYGFVGNVSVADLFLAGMVPGLIFGLFFMGVCYWVGKSSGCDPGGGRQRVRSSGARLWAPPRRCLCPF
- a CDS encoding TRAP transporter small permease subunit, with protein sequence MDYRSQYPLPLRALSFVIDLCLVLGGVSIVSLVFVNALLRGAAGFDLAWSLEVTAFLLLWTTFLGAAAAMARGAHMRVSEIVESLVPPRGQVWLALVIDLVILAMLASLIWYGTSIASHSWAQKTTVLYWPVGLLYAAMPAGMTCALAFHLFNLVHDWRNPKDWAMDNTGGGAAP